DNA from Leptospira harrisiae:
GGGGATTGGATACATTCTTGTTGTTGATCCAACTCTTGTTGAGGAAGTGATATCTGAATTGAAATCACTTGGTGAAGATGTCTATTTGATTGGAAAAACAGATTCTTCTGGAACCATTACTATTAAGTAGTTAACGGAAAACTAACTTTAAAAACAGTTCTGCCAGGGATCGACTCAAATTCTACATTTGCATTGTGCCTATTTGCAATTTCTTTCACTAAATAAAGGCCAAGCCCGAGTCCATCTCCGGTGATCTTGGTTGAAAAAAATGGCATAAATACTTTCATCTGGTTTTCTTGTGTGATGCCAACGCCTGAATCTTCTATTTCGACAACGATTGTTTCTGATTTTTTAAAACTTCGAATCTGAATCGTACCTTTTGATGCAACTGCTTGAATAGAATTCCAAATGATTTGGCTCCAAAGTTGAACTAAATCTCCTTGGATACAGCGAACATTTCCACTATATTCCAAATTGAGAACAAGATTGATGTCTCTTAAAAAATATTCCTTATAAAGAGAAATTGCAGAATGAATTGTATCGGTTAAAGAATAATCGGAAAGTTCTAAGTTTGATTGTAGTCCTGCAAAGTTTTTAAGTGTATAAGTAATTTTTGAAAGTCGTTTTACTGAATATAAAATATGTTCTGAAGATTGTTTCACGAGTAAAAGCCTTCGTAAAATTTGGAAGTCCTCTTTGTTACGTATGATAAATTTAATTTTAGAAATGATCGAGTGTGATAAATTACGTATCCCTGAATCTACAAAAAGTTCTGCTAGTTCTTCAGCAAACGGGAGTTCATGTTGTTTTAAACTTTCTATAAGTGATATGCGAGCTTGTCTATTTGACAATCCTGTGATAATTCGGAGTCCACTTGAATCTGTATCAAGAATCAATTCAATGAGTTCATTGATTTTTATTGTTTTTTCTTGGATTCTTTCTTCTTCCCATTCAGAAATCAATGTTTCCACAGATGATTTGATCATCCCAATTGGGTTGTTGATTTCATGTGCAAGTCCAGAAACTAATTGCCCAAGAGAAACCATCTTCTCGTTCTGAATCAATTTTTGTTGTGCTTCCCTCAGCGCATAAAGTGCAGAGTTTAATTCAAAGTTGCTAGATTGTAATTCTTTGGTTCTGGCTTTTACTTTTTCTTCCAAAGATTTATTTAGTTCTTTAAGTTCAATTTCTGCTGCACGTTTTGAGGTTTGATCAATTCCGATCCAAATGATTTTGGAAGGTTCGCTACGATTGTCACGAATGATCCCAAGCCTCCATTCTAAAAAAAGGATTTGGTTTGTCGAAGTTACACAACGTAAAATTAAACTCTCTGCTATGTTTTGAATTTCATTTACATCATCCAATACATCTTTTAGATATTCTCTGTCTTCTGGTAATAAAATCACATCCTGAATATACTTTCCTAAGGCATCTGCTTTTCGAATTCCTAAAATTGTTTCTGCCGCCGAATTGATACTTTCAATCATACCATTGGCATCCGTTAATAAAATAATATTGGCGGCGTTATCAAAAACTGTGTTGTTTAGGCTTTTTTCCTGTAACAAAGAAATTTCCGTTTTCTTTGACTTAGTAATGTCAAGTGCCACTACATCGATTCGTTTTTCGATTCCAAGAATGTCAAAGGAAACATTTACATAATGTTCTGTCCAAATTAACGAACCGTTTGCGTGAATCATTCTAAGAATGATTGGTGAATGACCCGCATACAGTTCTCCAATTTTGTGTTGGTCTTCAGGTATAACGATATCTTTAAAAAAATCAGGATTATCATAAAAGAAATTCAAACCATAACCTGTAATTTCTTCCATTTTGGGACTAATGTAAGATGTTCTTGGTTGGGGCAAAAATTCGATATTGTAGATGATGGCCGGAAGTTGGTTATACATGATGAGAAGGCGAACATTTACATCTTTGATTGTTTTTTGCAAATGTTCTAATTCTTCTAATGATAAATTTAATTTTTTTGTTTGAATGTTGAAATTAAAAAGAATACATCCAACTCCAAATAAAAACATGAATAGTGTATTGATAATGTAACCGATAGGTCTATACCATTCTATCCCAAAAAGATAAGGGAAGGTGAGTCTCTGAAGTGCAATGATCAAACAAATAATTAGGAAAAAAACTCGGAAAGTTTGTGGATATGTGTTTAATTTATAAACAATAACTCCAAATAATACTAAGGCTCCTGCATTAAATAGAGCAGATGGGAGAGCGATCCAAAAAAAACCGATCTCTGTTAAAAGGAGAGTTACAAAAAATACATAAACAAATATCGAAATGGAATATAAATACGTTAGTTTGACTTTTTTGGTGGCAATCGGTGCTATTGCCGCTATTAGAAGATAAGAACCAAAAATGGCACAGCTTTCCGAAAAGAAAAAAAAGATCCTTTCGCTTCCTTCACCGAAGAGATAAAGGGCAAGGTTTCTAAAAACAAGAACAGCTAAAAAAATGGCTGTATAAACTAATTTAACTTCTGATTTCGAATGTTTCGACAGAAAATATATTATAAATGCTAAAGAAGTATTGAATACTACGGATATAATAGTAATTGCAAAGATTACATTTACTTCAAATGGCATCATTATTTTAAAAAAGCTCCGTCCCTAGTTTGATTAGTTGTTCATTGTTGAATGGTTTTAACATCCAAGCATTTGCACCATGAAACAATGCGTTGGAAACGATCTCCGGTTTATCTTCCACAGGTAATGACTGTAAGCCCTTGGCTACTCAATGCTAACCGAACAATTTTTAATACAGCAGAAGAATCATCGACTACAAGAATTGATGTCATAGAGTATTTATGTTAGTTGGGAAATAAGTTTGATCAAAGATTCATTTGCGAAGGGTTTGACAAGCCAACCCACTGCACCTGCGGCCTTTCCTTTGTTTTTCATTTCTTCGCTAGACTCAGTTGTGAGCATAACAATTTTCATGGATTTACCATTGTCTGTTTTGAGAGCCTTTTCCGTTAATTCGATTCCAGTCATACCAGGCATATTTACGTCAAATATTCCTATATCAAAACTAGATGATTCAATTTTTTGAAGTGCATCTGTTCCATTAGTTGCTGAAGTGACTTCATGTCCTTCTGTTGTTAAAACCAAGTTCAATATTTTTAGAACTGCTGGTGCATCATCTACTGTTAGTATTCTTGCCATTTTATTTCTCCTCTTCTGACAATGGGAATCGAATTGTTAAACATATATCTTTTGAATTTTCATTTCGGAAATTATTTTCAATATTATAAATTTGAACATTGGATTTGTGCAGATCCAAAATCTTTTTTACCAGAGGCAACCCAAGTCCAAATCTAAATTGTTCGAATTTCGCATAACTATCATCTACAACCGAGGAAATTCGAAAAAAAGGTTCGAATACAAAACTTTCAAATTTTTCTGGGATTCCATTGGTCCCATCCTGATTCTGATATGCTGGGTTAATTACTTTTAATTCTAAAAAATTTTCTTTGTGAAAAAATATAAGATATATCATATCCTTTTCCTTTGAATATTTGATCGCATTTAAAAGGATTTCACGAATAACATAAGAAAGTTTAGTGGCATCGAAACGGATTTTTTTTCCGATCACCGAAGATGGGATTTGGCTTAAATTTATTTTCTGGGATTTGATTGAAAGCGCTTCATTTAGGGTTTCTAATTCATAATCGATAATGGGAAGAAGTTTAATTGGAGATTCTTGGGTCTCAATTATGGATTCATCGTCTATAACTGATTGCGAAATAGACATACTATCAAACATACTTTTTGCTGCGTCATAATTTTCTGATAATAAATCCATTATTGGTTTTGGAATGGAATAGTTTTTTCCTTCATCATCTAGTTTACTTTTGGCAATGAGAATGCTGACAACACTCATTAGTGTTCCAATCCCACTTCCCTGAAATAAGTTAATATTCATTTGGTGGATTATGTCTGAGGCAATGTTTTCGTTTTCTTTATGTGAGAGGGATTTTTTCCAATCAAAAATTTCAACCATACGTTTGTAGAGGTGATTTTCTGCTTCTAAAACGAATTGTGATTTTAGTTTAGTTAAAAGGTATTGTAGTGATCTGTCTAAAGTAAATTGAAAATGGTTAGTTTCTATCGGTGTTTGGATGAAATCATATACCATATGTTGCTTTAATAAAGATGCCGTGATGTCCCATTTGGTTTTGTCTGTTATTAAGAGAATGAGTACTTGTGGAAAATTTTTTGTGATTTCCCTCAGTTTATTCTGTTTTTCTTCATTCGTTACATCTGCGATATGGAAAATTAAAAAATGGAATTTTCCTCCTTCTAAAGTTTTCGCAATTTCTTCGAATTGAACTACTCTTTCAAATGTATAATTAATTTCTTTTAATAGATCGGAGATTTGTTTAGTGTTTTCACTTTCTAATAATAAACTATGAGGAATCATAATGAAGCAATTTCCTTAATTTTATCTACTATTGAATGTAAGGAAACCTGATAGGAAACAGCTCCTAGTTCATAAGCAACTTTTGGCATTCCATATACAACACAGGTTTCTTTGTTCTGGCCAATGGTGAGGCATCCTTGGTTTTTTAAGGTTAAAAGACCCGAGGCACCATCATTACCCATCCCAGTTAAAATAATTCCGATGCTATTGTCTGCGATTCCAAGTTCTGAAGCAGATTCAAACAAAACATCTACGGAAGGTCTATGCCCATTTTTTTTATCAGTTTGAAAAATTTTGGTGTAATACTCTGAACCAATTTTTTGAATTCCAAGATGGTAATTTCCCGGAGCAATGTATACGTGACCCATTTGTAAAATTTCTTTGTCGATTGCTTCTTTTACCTGAATTTTTAAATCAGTATTGAGTCGTTGTGCAAACAGTGCAGTAAAGTTTTCCGGCATGTGTTGGGCAATGAGGATGGGTGGAAAAGTTTCGTCAATTTCTTCTAATAACTTTCGTAATGCGGTGGTTCCTCCAGTTGAAGATCCAATGAAAATAAATTTCCGTTTAAACGTAGTTTTCGCATTGTTTTTTTGGAGAAAAGACGATTCCGCTTTTTTCGTTAGATGTTCTTTTGTGAGATTGTAATTTAGACTGGCGTGAAGTTTTGAAAGTAAATCTTCTTTGGTTTCCGAAAGGCTTTCCGGAGTGCCAATGGGTTTGGTCACGTAATCAAAAGCTCCCGCTTCGAGTGCTTCTAATGTAATACTTGCACCTTCTGTGGTAGATGAACTAAACATAATGACTGGCATTGGGTATTGGGGGAGGAGTTTTTTCAGAAAAACAATTCCGTCCATTCCCGGCATATGAACATCCAAGGTCATTACCTCAGGTTGTTTATCTACAATTAGATCCCTTGCCTCGTAGGGATTGTTTGCTTCACCGATGACTTCCCAGTTTGGATCAGATTCAATCCAACGTTTGATCATACTCCGCACAGACTTTTGGTCATCCACAACTATAACAGTATGTTTTTTCATATAGTAACCGATGATGATAAATGTTGGCTAATTAGTTTTCTTACATCTAGGATTAAACCTGCGTGACCGTTACCAAGTATGGTGCAACCTGCTAGGCCATTGATGTTTTTAAAAATTGGTGATATGGGTTTGATCACAATCGACTGGTTCCCTAGGATTTCATCAAATACAATTCCCATTTGTTTTTCATGAGATTCGGTAACGATTACATATTTTTCTTTAATGGATCTTTGGTTATTTAAATCGGAATCTTTTCCAAATAATAAGTTTATATCTACTAATGAAATTTGATTGGTTCTGTATTGAATGCTATGATTATTTTTATATAGTTCATTGATTGGTTCATTGGAAAGATACATTGATTCTTTTACATCAATGGAAGGTAAGATGAAATAAGTATCTGATTTTCGAACAACAAGACCTTCGATGATGGCAAGTGTCAATGGAACTCGTATGAGAAAAGTTGTTCCATGTCCATAATTGGAAAATACATCCACAAATCCTTTGAGAGTCGTTACATTTTTTCGAACAACATCTAGACCAACACCTCTGCCAGAAAGATCGGTTACCACCTTTGCAGTAGAAAACCCAGGATGGAATAAAAATTCCCAAACATCTTTGTCTTCCAAGTTTTCAGTTTCCGATTGGTGGATGAGTCCAAGTGATACTGCTTTATTCAATATTTTTTCTCGACTGAGACCTTTGCCATCGTCACGAACTTCGATCCAAACTTCTTTGCCCGATTGGTTTGCTGTGAGTTGAATTGTTCCTTGCGGTTGTTTGCCAGATTCTTTTCTTTCTTGAGGTGTTTCTAATCCATGATCAATCGCATTTCGTATGATATGAACGAGAGGGTCATACATTTCTTCAATGATGGATTTATCAATTTCTGTATCTTCTCCAGAGATACTCAGTAAAACTTGTTTCCCAGTTTTTTTTGCCGTGTCTCTCACCAATCGTTCCATACGAGAAAAAATTCCTGCAATGGGAACCATACGTAAACTTAGTGTAATCTCTTGGAGGTTTCGAATTAATTTTTTTAATTGTAAGGCTGTCTTTTGAAAGTTTTCAAGTTTGAGTTTTGTGATATCTGGGTGATCCGTTACCATTGGTTCTGTGATGACAATCTCACCAACGATATCGAGAAGTGAATCCAACTTATCTGTATCAATCCGAATATCCTTTTTAATTATTGTTTTCTTTTCGGTTTTTAGATTTTCTTCTGATTTTTGAACTGTTTCTTTTGTAGGAGAACTTTCAGTTTTTTGAAACAAGCCAAATTCTTTTTTTGATTGTTCCTTGGAAAGTTCGTCGATAAAAAGACCAAACTCTTCACTGACTTTCGATTTTGGATTATCAATAAATAAACCGAACCCTTCATTTGGGTTTTCTTCTATTTTAGTTTCCTGAAACAATCCAAACTCTGGAACATTTTCTTTGGCAATTAAATCTTCGGACAATTCGGATTGTTTGACTCTTATCAGATCATTTTTTTCGTTTAGTTTGTTTAAAAAATCAGTTTGTTCAATTTTAAAAAAATCACCACCGGATGGAGATGATTCTTCGTGTTCTACTAATTCATTTAAGTGGTCAAGAGCTGTGATGAGTAATTCGAGAGTGTCTTCATCTTGTGCTTCCGGATTGTTTCGTAAATAATCTAAAAGATTTTCTGCGGAATGTGCCATTTTCACAATGGCGGATAATCCAAAAAAACCGGAACTTCCTTTAATTGTATGGAAATGGCGAAATAAAGTATCAAGTAGATCTCTATTTACGAGGCTACCATCTAACGTTGATTTTTCGAATTGAAGTAGATTCTTTTCGATGTTTTCAAGTGTTTCTCGTGCTTCTAATAGGTATTCTAATACATCGTCTCTTTCCATGGATTAATTTCCCGGAATGTCCTTAATTAAAACGGTTTCTTCTTGTGTGAGTAACCTTTGTAGATTGATAAGAATTTTAACGGAATCTCCAACTCTTCCCGTAGCATAGATAAAACGAGAAGATTTTGATTCTCCGATCTTTGGCGCTAAGTCTATGTTTTCTACCGGGATCCGCAAAACATCGTTTACTGTATCAACTATCAGACCTAGTGGCAAACCATCTAATTCTACTAGAAGAACACAAGTTCTTTCATGGTAAGGTTGGAAGTTCATATCAAAACGCAGGCGAACATCCATAACAGGAATGATTTTTCCTCTTATATTGATCACACCTTTTAAAAAAGGAGCCGTACCGGGAATAGTGGTGATGGCTGGAAGAGCCAAAATCTCTGTAAGGTAACGAACCTCAAATGCATAATCCCGATCTTCCAAACTAAAACAAAGATATAAATCTTTCATGGTATCTTCGTCTGCGCTCATATCCCACGATTTTAATTGTTGATTCATGATGACCTACAATATGATTCTTGGCCTTTCAACCCGAGTGAGAGCTGTTGACTTAGATCCTTCCTCTTTCAATTTGAAACTCATAATAACAGAACGCATGATTTCCACTTGGCGTTTTAGGGTTTCACTAGAAGCAGCTACTTCTTCTGCGGAGGCAGCAGTTGTTGAAGTTACGGTTGTTACTTGGTCGATCCCTTGGGTAATTTGCAGAACTGCCGATTTTTGTTCATGGATGGACAATGCTAAGTCTTTTGTAAGATTACTTACATTTTCTGCGCTGTCGGAGATTTTACCAAGAACTTCTGCAGTTTTTTCAGTGGCATCATTCCCGAGTTTGACTTTTTTCATTGATGATTCAATGAGTAAGGTGGTTTCGTCAGCTGCACTTGCACTTTTTTGGGCCAAATTTCTGACTTCTTCTGCAACTACAGCAAATCCTTTTCCATGTTGTCCTGCTCTTGCTGCTTCGACTGCTGCATTGAGCGCTAGGATATTGGTTTGGAAAGCAATGTCATTGATGACTTTATTGATTTTAGAAATTTGATCAAAAGAATTACTAATCTCTCCCATAGCTGAAACTAGGTCTTTCATTTTAGAATTTCCTTCTAACGCTTGTTTTGCAGTCGATTCAGAAAATTCTGTCATTCTTTCTGCATTTTCTGCATTGGCAAGGAAACTGTTCCCAATTTCCGTGAGTGTTGCTGAAATTTCTTCCACTGCGCTTGCTTGTTCGCTTGCTGCTTCCGAAAGTGAGGTACTTGCATCCGCTAATTGTTGGGCTCCCAAATCCACCTCTTGGGAGGTAAAATATAATTTTTCGACTACATCGGATAAGTTGACAAGCATACGACGTAGACTTAGGCCCAATTGGTCTCGTTCTGATTTGAGTGTCACATCTGCACTGAGATCTGAATTGGCAATTCGTTCTAAATGTTCGGCCCGTTCCTTGATAAATGAAACAAGTTCCATAAAAGCTTGTGAAAGCTGTTGGATTTCATTTCCTTCTAAATGTTTTGTATTGGAATGGGTTTTATGTTTTGTCTCTAAGTTTACATCTAAGTCTCCAATGGAAACCATTTGCGCTACTTCTACAATTTTTTTCATTGGAGCGGCAATAGAATCTGAGAAAAATATAGCTATGACAAAAACCAAAACAAAAGCAATGGCTACAACTGCTGTGACAATGGCTAACGAACTTTTAAATTGTGCTTCTGATTTATGGTATTCTTCTTTGGCAACCTTCAGTTGAACACGAATCAAATCATCCAAGTGGTGGGTAAGCGGTTCAAAGATAGGATACATGTCCACCGTGACAAATTTTTCGAGTTCAACCTCGTTTCTTGTTTCTAATAAGACTCGGAGTTGTTTGACACCTGCCTTAAGTGGTGGAAATTCTTTTTCCATCTGATCAATGATCGCTTTTTCTTCTGGAACAAGATACGTTCCCAAATAGACCTTCCAAACGGTATCAGCTTTAGTTTCTGATTCTCTAATTGACTCAAGTGCTTCTTCGACTGTGATTTTTTTGGCACGAACTTTGTTGGCTGAATCAATAATTCCAATCAAATAAGCATCCGATACTTCTTTGATTTGGCTAATCGGAACAACTCGATCTTCAAACACTGTGTGGAGTGAAGCTAAAATTTGTCGTGCTGAATAGAAGCTGGCACCAGCAACAACAATCATCAATAGAATGGTTACCATAAAGGCCAAAAGTAATTTGACTCGAATTTTAAGATCATGAATCCATTTCATAGTTTTCCCCTAGAGGTGGACGGAATTCTAATTCATGAATTGAGTTAGTCAAGTCTTTCCTAATATTAAATTATAAAAAACAAAAAGAGTTAAAAAAGAACTAAAATGTTTTGGAATATCCTAAGCTAACATAGAATAAATGAGAAGGAATCTTTTGTAAGGTATAAGCTTCTCTCAGCCAAGTTTTTGCAATTGCATCTGCTAGGGAATTCCCAGTGTTGATTTGTTCGATTGAATTTAAGATTGAGGTATTGTACGCACCATAAATTCGCGAAGGATTGGTTACTTTCCCATCTTCAGAACTTCGATTCCAGTGTGCTTTGTTTGGATCTCCGCCTGCATATCCATAATAATTATTTGTATCCCAAAGGTAGAGATCGGGACGAAAGATATGTGCGAGTTTGATAAAAAAATCACCAAAGAAAAATGAAGTAGAAGTTGTGATATCTTGGATTCCATTTCGATTGTCAACTGCATTATTACTCATGGCATAACCTAAATTGAAATGAGGCATAATTCTAAAAAATTCTTCTTCTCGGAATGTATAGGAAGCACTTAAGGAAAGATAATTTTTGCCCGCAAGTAACCCTCCATTTTCAGTAGAATACTGTGTGTAATAGGAGAGTGTTGGTTTCATTATTTTTAAAATAGGAAGTTTCCATTGTACAAAATACTCATGCCATACGAGTCTTGTAATGGCATCAGGATTGTTCGTATTCTGTGTGTTATTCGGTCCACCTGAAACATAAAGATTTTGTTTTTGAGTGTTAGGAGAAAGGAGAGAATTTGGTGTTTTTTGGAAAGTATTATAAAACCAAATTCCGACAACAAAATCACCAAACCTGCTGGGATCAAAATGATAACTCATCGAAAAGAACATCCCATCCGAGCGTTTGTTACCGTTTGGCTCTTTTTTTGGCCCATATCCTCCGTTCGGACTGTAACCCATACAGGGATCAGATCCTTCTCCGCCATTGGAGATTCTTTCTTGGATGGAACGAACACAAGGGTCCTGGCCATATGGATCAAAAAACTTTGCTTCTTCACCAGGATACGAAGGTCCAACTCCACCGGGTTTGGATTGTAAAATTCGTCTATCTGAGTCTCTATCGTCTCTGTTTGTTAGTTGAAAGTTCCCAAAAAGAGACCATTGGAATTTTTTTTCAGGTGACCAAACATTGATGCTAGGTTGGAGAGCCGGAGCATAAGTGAAACTTTGGTATGTAGCACCATTCCTTCGGTTTTCGGCTTCTCCTGCAAAGGAATTCCCTCGCCATAAAAAGTCCGAAACTATTTCTGTATTAGTTTCGATGAGGAGAGGTTTTGTTTCATCGAGTTTTGTATCTGACAAAACAGGTATTGAAACGATAAAAAACAAAAATAGAAAACTAAGGATATGGATTTGCGAAAATGGCTTGGAATGTTTCACGAAATCTTCTCCCTCCTTCCTTTCGAATTGGATCTAATAACAAAGTTTCCGATACTCCATTCGAGGTCAGAATGACCCTATATTCATTTTTGTATAAAAAAACATGTACATATTGTGCAAAGGCTTCTGCGTAAGTGTCATCTGCATTGGTTGCTGCATATAAAGACACAAACCCGGTATTGGTTATTTTTTTATAAAGAAGTTTTCCTTCAGGAAATAGAGAAAGAGTCGGAGCACTTTGGTAAAATTTGATTTTGTTTCGTTCAGGAAAAAAAGTCGCCTCATACGGAGAATATGTTTCCGACCACCAGATTCCATCGAATAGAGGAAATTTTCTAAAATCTCTTTGGTCTTCCGAAAAATCAGGAGTATGACCTTTGACGATTGATAAAATATGACCTAACTCATGTAATAAGATGAAGCGAAGAGCCACTTGTTTTGAGTTAGAGTTTTCTAAATGAATACGAATTGAATGTTCTTGGGAAGGAAGGAAGGCTGTTCTTTCTTTTTCTGTTGCCCAGTCATTACAACCTTGTGTGAGTAAATCGGAATCTAAAAAAATAATTCCTCCTATTGGTTTTCCTTTTTCATTTCTCACGATTCCTGTCAGTCCTGTTGAACCTAAGTCTGTTACAAAAAATATTCCATACACATAGGAATCCAAAAGTTTGCTTAGTTCTTTTGGCATCGTTTGATTCATTTGATTGAGTTCCATTTTCCATGGGGATAAATCTTTTGTTGGTTTGGGAATGTCCGTAATTTCATCGATGGCATTGATGGTTGTGAGTGTCTCCAAACGTTTAGAATCCAAGGGATAAACTCTTGAATTCCAAGTTCCTTGGATTTCAGGAAGGTTCTTCGATTGTAATCCAATATTGTTTTTTGCCCAATCGGCGTATGGGTTTTGGGGAAGGGAAAAAGAATTGGGAGTGCAGGCCCAAAAAAGAAAAGGAAAGAGGGATATGAGGTAAGGATTCGATCGCATTTGCCGATTGTATTTCTATATGAAAGGATTTGTTGGTCTATGCTTTTTTTTACCTGGAATCCTTTTCGCAGAAATCAACCCGTGGAATTTACGACCTGACGTTCGGATTTTAACTAGAAAAGAAGTGTCTCATATCGTGATGGAAAGAAGACCTGACCACTATCGGGTAACACTGATCGTTTCCGAACGATTCCCATACAATTATAAAGCCCTCTCACACCCTTTTTTCTTCCGAATGGAAGATGAGAAAAAAGCTTTCGAACTTGCGAATCAAATGGACAAGTATTTGGATTCAGGAAAACCTTTCACCATCACCTTGAATGGATCAGAGATCCAAACTTTGGTATGGGGAGAACCCTGATTGACACGTTCCTTTTATTTATACTTTAAAGAAATATTTCGCAAACCAACGAAAACAGAATGGGAGATTTTAAAGTTAGTAGAAGCCCGTTATGATAAAGAATATACTTATTATATTTTTATCACTCATATCATTGTTTACTCTTTATTAATTGCACCTCCGTTTTCCGAAATCCAAATGCAAATTTTACCTTATCTACTTGGGGTATCTATTGCTCGACTTATTTTACTTTTGCAATTTTATACAAAAAATGTTCCTATACAGAGAGTCATTTACTTCAGCGGATTTGTAGGTGATGGACTTGTTTATATTGTTTTTATGTTGGGAATACATTCCTTCCCATCTCTTGGAAGTTTTTATTTATTAAATTCTTACCTCATGTCTTTTATTTTTCCCATTCTTTTGTATAGTACGAGACTCGATCCTAAGGCATGTATTTTAAGTGCTTCCTATTTTTCTATATTGCATATCATTTATATTTATAATTTACCGCCTTCTGTTTCCGATCAGTTTTCATTTTTTAGTAAATACTTTTTGATTTTAGTGTATTGGGGAAGTGCTGCACTAGGTACAGTTTTTGTTTTGAACAAACGAAAAGACACAACAGATATGTACAATCTTTCTGAAGAAAAAAGATTTATGTTACACGAGTTGGAATTAGCAAAAAAAATACAAGATGCACTTTTTCCAGGGAATATAAAAATTCCAAGTCTTGCCTTTACCTATTATCGCAAAAGCCCTAATGTCATTGGTGGTGACTTTTTTGATTTTGTGCAACTCAGGGAAGGAAACGTAGGTGTATTTTTAACGGATGTAGCTGGGCATGGAATTTCATCTGCGATGGTTGCGTCCATCATGAAGGTTCTTGTTTCTACCATTCCCTATCGTTTCAAAACGGCACCGGCCAAACTTATGGATTATTTGGATGATCGATTGGCTCATGATTTAAACAAATACCATGCTTCAGCGATTTATTTATTTTTTGATTTTATAGAAAAAAAACTAACTTTAGGAAATGCGGGTCATCCTTATTTGATTTTGGCGCACAAAGGGGAGGATTTTCAAGAGTTAGAAACCCAAGGTGCGATCCTAGGATTTAATATTAAAATCCCACCTATTACAGAAAAAACAATATCTATTGC
Protein-coding regions in this window:
- a CDS encoding ATP-binding protein; protein product: MMPFEVNVIFAITIISVVFNTSLAFIIYFLSKHSKSEVKLVYTAIFLAVLVFRNLALYLFGEGSERIFFFFSESCAIFGSYLLIAAIAPIATKKVKLTYLYSISIFVYVFFVTLLLTEIGFFWIALPSALFNAGALVLFGVIVYKLNTYPQTFRVFFLIICLIIALQRLTFPYLFGIEWYRPIGYIINTLFMFLFGVGCILFNFNIQTKKLNLSLEELEHLQKTIKDVNVRLLIMYNQLPAIIYNIEFLPQPRTSYISPKMEEITGYGLNFFYDNPDFFKDIVIPEDQHKIGELYAGHSPIILRMIHANGSLIWTEHYVNVSFDILGIEKRIDVVALDITKSKKTEISLLQEKSLNNTVFDNAANIILLTDANGMIESINSAAETILGIRKADALGKYIQDVILLPEDREYLKDVLDDVNEIQNIAESLILRCVTSTNQILFLEWRLGIIRDNRSEPSKIIWIGIDQTSKRAAEIELKELNKSLEEKVKARTKELQSSNFELNSALYALREAQQKLIQNEKMVSLGQLVSGLAHEINNPIGMIKSSVETLISEWEEERIQEKTIKINELIELILDTDSSGLRIITGLSNRQARISLIESLKQHELPFAEELAELFVDSGIRNLSHSIISKIKFIIRNKEDFQILRRLLLVKQSSEHILYSVKRLSKITYTLKNFAGLQSNLELSDYSLTDTIHSAISLYKEYFLRDINLVLNLEYSGNVRCIQGDLVQLWSQIIWNSIQAVASKGTIQIRSFKKSETIVVEIEDSGVGITQENQMKVFMPFFSTKITGDGLGLGLYLVKEIANRHNANVEFESIPGRTVFKVSFPLTT
- a CDS encoding response regulator, with the protein product MARILTVDDAPAVLKILNLVLTTEGHEVTSATNGTDALQKIESSSFDIGIFDVNMPGMTGIELTEKALKTDNGKSMKIVMLTTESSEEMKNKGKAAGAVGWLVKPFANESLIKLISQLT
- a CDS encoding sensor histidine kinase; this encodes MIPHSLLLESENTKQISDLLKEINYTFERVVQFEEIAKTLEGGKFHFLIFHIADVTNEEKQNKLREITKNFPQVLILLITDKTKWDITASLLKQHMVYDFIQTPIETNHFQFTLDRSLQYLLTKLKSQFVLEAENHLYKRMVEIFDWKKSLSHKENENIASDIIHQMNINLFQGSGIGTLMSVVSILIAKSKLDDEGKNYSIPKPIMDLLSENYDAAKSMFDSMSISQSVIDDESIIETQESPIKLLPIIDYELETLNEALSIKSQKINLSQIPSSVIGKKIRFDATKLSYVIREILLNAIKYSKEKDMIYLIFFHKENFLELKVINPAYQNQDGTNGIPEKFESFVFEPFFRISSVVDDSYAKFEQFRFGLGLPLVKKILDLHKSNVQIYNIENNFRNENSKDICLTIRFPLSEEEK
- a CDS encoding protein-glutamate methylesterase/protein-glutamine glutaminase, yielding MKKHTVIVVDDQKSVRSMIKRWIESDPNWEVIGEANNPYEARDLIVDKQPEVMTLDVHMPGMDGIVFLKKLLPQYPMPVIMFSSSTTEGASITLEALEAGAFDYVTKPIGTPESLSETKEDLLSKLHASLNYNLTKEHLTKKAESSFLQKNNAKTTFKRKFIFIGSSTGGTTALRKLLEEIDETFPPILIAQHMPENFTALFAQRLNTDLKIQVKEAIDKEILQMGHVYIAPGNYHLGIQKIGSEYYTKIFQTDKKNGHRPSVDVLFESASELGIADNSIGIILTGMGNDGASGLLTLKNQGCLTIGQNKETCVVYGMPKVAYELGAVSYQVSLHSIVDKIKEIASL
- a CDS encoding chemotaxis protein CheA, with amino-acid sequence MERDDVLEYLLEARETLENIEKNLLQFEKSTLDGSLVNRDLLDTLFRHFHTIKGSSGFFGLSAIVKMAHSAENLLDYLRNNPEAQDEDTLELLITALDHLNELVEHEESSPSGGDFFKIEQTDFLNKLNEKNDLIRVKQSELSEDLIAKENVPEFGLFQETKIEENPNEGFGLFIDNPKSKVSEEFGLFIDELSKEQSKKEFGLFQKTESSPTKETVQKSEENLKTEKKTIIKKDIRIDTDKLDSLLDIVGEIVITEPMVTDHPDITKLKLENFQKTALQLKKLIRNLQEITLSLRMVPIAGIFSRMERLVRDTAKKTGKQVLLSISGEDTEIDKSIIEEMYDPLVHIIRNAIDHGLETPQERKESGKQPQGTIQLTANQSGKEVWIEVRDDGKGLSREKILNKAVSLGLIHQSETENLEDKDVWEFLFHPGFSTAKVVTDLSGRGVGLDVVRKNVTTLKGFVDVFSNYGHGTTFLIRVPLTLAIIEGLVVRKSDTYFILPSIDVKESMYLSNEPINELYKNNHSIQYRTNQISLVDINLLFGKDSDLNNQRSIKEKYVIVTESHEKQMGIVFDEILGNQSIVIKPISPIFKNINGLAGCTILGNGHAGLILDVRKLISQHLSSSVTI